The Flavobacterium sp. N2270 genome contains the following window.
TTTGTTTTCTCATAAGTAGAAAAACCTCTGTGAATAACGCCCAATTTCTTAATATTTGCATTGTACAAACGTTCTAAACCTCCAATCCATAAAGACAAATCTGGATTTACTGGATTTTTCAACAAAACGATTTTGTCTGTATTTTTTAAAGCATCAGCAATTTCTTGCACTGCAAATGGGTTTGCCGCAGTACGAGCGCCAATCCATAAAACATCAATATCGTGCTCTAATGCCAATTGAACATGAGCTGCTGTTGCGACTTCGGTAGACATTAACAAACCTGTTTCTTCTTTTGCTTTTTGCAACCATTTTAGTCCTATTGCCCCAACTCCTTCAAAACCACCTGGCCTTGTTCGTGGTTTCCAAATACCAGCTCTAAAAATGGATACATCTGAATTTTTTAATTCATTTGCAATATTTAAAACTTGTTCTTCTGTTTCTGCACTACATGGTCCAGCAATTACTAGTGGATGATCTAATTTAAAATCATCTAACCATGTTCTCATTTGTTTATTATTCTCCATAACATTATTGATATTGTAAAATTATAACTTATTTATTAATTAGCACTTTGGTATTCTCCTAAAACTTTAAAATGCTTGGTCATTAATTCTAAAATTTTGATTGCTTTTTCAAAATGTTTGTGTTTTTCAAAAACAACATCTACAAAAAAAGCATAGGTAAAAGGCGTTTCAATAACGGGTAAAGATTGTATTTTTGTTAAATTCAATTTACTATTATTCAAAACATTCAAAACTGTGGCTAATGCTCCTGGATTATCTTCTAATTCAAATTTTATAGAAGCCTTATTAATTAACTCTTTTGGAATTTCTTGATTTGAATTTTTCAGAATCACAAATCGAGTTTTATTACTTTTAACAGTGTGTACACTTTTGGCAATAATCTCCAAATTATACGTTTTTGCAGCAACTGAACTAGCTAATGCGCCCATATTTTTAATTAAACCTTCTTCTATTCGTTTAGCAGTAATTGCAGTATCTGAACTTTCAACCAATTTTATATGTGGATACTGACTGAAAAAATCAGCGCATTGCAATAGCGCAATTGGATGCGAATGAACTTCAGTAATATCTTCTATTTTTTGATTTGGAAAAACCATTAAATTCATATCTATGTCCAAGTAAAATTCGCCTATTATATGTAATTCGTTTTTATCGATTAATGAGTAATTTGGTAAAATAGCTCCAGCTATAGAATTTTCAATTGCCATTACTGCTTTATCCGATTGGTTCGTTTTCAAACTCGTAACTACTTCTCTAAAAGAAGAGCATTCATGCAATTGCACATTTTTATCAAAATATTGATGTGCCACTTGATGATGAAACGAGCCTTGTATTCCTTGTATTGCTATTTTTAAATTCATAATTTTTATTTCATTTTTGAGCAAAAAAAAATCCCGATTTGCATCGGGATTGTATAGTTTTATATTAAATACGATTTTTCAATCAATTAACACCACAACAATCCCTTCCTCCTTTCCAGAAGAAATAATATGAATTGTTATAAAATTTAGAATTGTTCAAAATCTTTTTTGTTTATTGAGGGTACAAATGTACTAAGTTTTTTCTTTTTTAATTACTTTTACAACTTAATTTTATAAATATGTCGATAGAAGTTGTAAATATTTCCAAAAGTTACGGAGAACAAAAAGCATTAGATAATGTAAGTTTTTCAATTTCAAAAGGAGAGATTGTTGGTTTTTTAGGCCCAAATGGAGCTGGAAAATCTACATTAATGAAAATTTTAACGACATACATTTCTGCAGATGAAGGCAATGCATTAGTAAACAACAACGATGTTATTGAAAATGCAAAAGCAGTTCAAAAAGCAGTTGGTTATTTACCTGAACACAATCCTTTATATTTAGACTTATACATTAGAGAATATTTAGCTTTTAATGCTGATGTTTATAAAACCCCAAAAGCAAGAATTGAAGAAGTAATTACTCTAACAGGGTTAACTCCGGAAAGCAATAAAAAAATAGGCGAGTTATCTAAAGGATATCGCCAAAGAGTTGGACTTGCATGTGCGCTTTTACATGATCCTGAAGTTTTAATTTTAGATGAACCTACAACTGGTTTAGACCCAAATCAATTAGTTGAAATAAGAGAATTGATAAAAAGCATTGGAAAAAACAAAACTGTTTTTCTTTCTACTCACATCATGCAAGAAGTTGAAGCTATTTGTGACAGAATTATTATTATTAATAATGGTAAAATTGTAACCGATAAAAAATTAAATCAAATATCTGAAAGCACAGAACAAACAATTGTTGTTGAATTTGATTTAAAAATTGAAGAACAGTTTATTCAAAAATTACCAAACCTAACTTCTTATAAAAATACACACGATATGATTTGGGAACTTACTTTTAAAAGTAACCAAGATATGCGTTCTGTAGTTTTTGATTTCGCTCAAGAAAATGGGTTAAAAACGCTACAACTAAGCTCTAAAGACAAAAACGTTGAAGCTGTATTTAGAGAAATGACTGCAAAAAAATAAATCCATTATATCATAGTGATATAATGGATTTATTTGCTGCAACTTTATTTATTTTAATTTTTACTCTAAAGTTGCTAAATATTTATTTTGCATCTTTTCTAAATCATAATAAAGAATCGACAAAGCATATTTTGATAGCTCAGGATCTATAACTTGATTGTAAACAAACACATTTTCAGTTAATCCGTAATCAGTAATTGCTTCTTTTATATATTTAACTGCCTGATTTTTATCATTTTTATAAAAATAACAATTAGCTATTTCTATATAAACATTTTTTAAATCTTCTGCATTTGCTGATTTAATATATTTCTTATACTCCTTTATTGCCAAATCATAATTCTTCTCAACACTAGCAGCTCTTGCATGATCAAGTATTAAGGAGTCGTTTTCATTTGCATAATTAAATTGCGCAACGAAAATAAAAACTAAAGTTAGGATAATTTTTTTCATAGGGCATAAGTATTAAATGGTTCAACATTATAAACTTACCACTTTTTTTAAAGAAAAAAAAATAAAATCCTTATTTAAAAATCATCATTACAATGTTTTTAAATACCATTTTAACACAAAATCTAAATATAATTGACCAATAAGGTGTTTTTAGTAAAAAATATTTAATTTGATTCAATTATTTTTTAATATGTTAACATATTCGTAAAATTATTTTTTTACTAAATAATCGTCATATATTAAAAAAGCATCAATGTCTTTTAATTTTGAAATATACTTTTGACGCAAACTATTATAATTTTTTATATTATCAACTAAAAAATAATTTGTAGTACAACATGTAAAGTCATTAGAAATAATATCCATTTTTGTTACCCCAAACTTTATAATTGCTTCTTCAATTACACGAATAGCCATTTTTTTATTACCTATTTGAAAATAACAATCAGATACTTCAAAATAAAGTTCAGCCAATTGTTTTTCTTCTTCAGTTAGCTTTATAGCTTTAATATAAAATTTAATCGCATCTTTAAACTCATTATTTGTTTTTAATTCTCTTGCTTTATTTTTAAAATCATCTGTCTCATTAGCAAACGAAAAACTAATTGTAAATAACAGAACTAAAATGAATGATAAACTTTTCATATTTATATTTTTAATAGTTAGTTCGTTAAAAGTAATTTTTTCGCTAACTAAAAAACAAAGTATCTGATAAACAGCAATATAAATCGTTAATTTGTAAAAAAGACATGTATATCCTTAATTAAAAATAACACTTTAAAATATTTTTTTCGCAATAGCTTTTATATTTTCAGCCTTTCCCATGGAATAATAATGCAAACATGGAGTTCCAGCTTCAATTAATTCTTTACTTTGCTGCAGACACCATTCGATTCCGATTTGTTTTACAGCTTCATTGTCTTTTGCTTTTACAACTGCCATGATTAAATCGTCTGGTAAATCTACTTTAAATCTGTGTGGAATTAAATTTAATTGTTTCTTAGTAGCAATAGGCTTCAATCCTGGAATAATTGGCACAGTGATTCCTGATTTTCTGCATTTTTTAACAAATTCAAAGAACTTTTTATTGTCAAAAAACATTTGAGTTACAATATAATCTGCACCATTTTTAATTTTTTGCTTTAAGAAATGAATATCACTGTCCATACTTGGTGCTTCCATGTGTTTTTCTGGATAACCTGCAATTCCAATACAAAAGTTAGTACAACAGGAGTTTTGCAAATCTTCATCTAAATAAATTCCGTTATTTAAATTTGAAATTTGTTTTACTAAATCTGAAGCATATTCATTTCCTTCTTTTTCAGGTTTGAAATACGTTTCATTTTTTAAAGCATCACCACGAAGAGCAACCACATTATCAATTCCAAGAAAATCTAAATCAATTAAAAGGTTTTCTGTATCTTCTTTAGTAAAACCACCACACAAAACATGAGGAATGGCATCTACATCGTATTTATTCTGAATTCCAGCACAAATTCCAACCGTTCCAGGTCGTTTTTTTACAATTTTCTTTTGCAATAAACCACTTGGCAATTCCTTGAACTCGTATTCTTCACGATGATACGTTACATCGATAAAAGGTGGTTTGAATTCCATTAAAGGATCAATACTGTCAAAAATAGATTGGATATTTTGTCCTTTTAAAGGTGGTAATATTTCGAAGGAGAACAAAGGTTTTCCGTTGGCTTTTTCTATATGTTGGGTTACTTTCATTTCTTAATCTGCTATATTTGGTGCGAGCCATTTTGTGGCAACTTCTGTTGAAATTCCTCTTCGTTTGGTATAATCGATTACTTGATCTTCTTTAATTTTTCCTAGTCCGAAATACTTACTTTGTGGATTTGCAAAATAATATCCCGAAACCGATGAAGCTGGCCACATGGCCATACTTTCCGTTAAGGTTACTCCGATTTCTTCTGCTACATTTAATAATTTCCAAATGGTTGGTTTTTCTAAATGGTCTGGACAAGCCGGATAACCTGGTGCTGGACGAATTCCCTTATATTCTTCTTTGATTAATTGGAGATTATTTAAATTTTCATCGGATGCATACCCCCAAATTTCTTTTCTAACTTTTAGATGTAAATATTCTGCAAAAGCTTCGGCTAATCTATCAGCTAATGCTTTTACCATGATTGAATTGTAATCGTCTAAATCTTTTTCGTATGCTGCCGCTTTTTCTTCTACTCCAAATCCGGTTGTAACACAAAAACATCCTATATAATCTTGAATTCCTGAATCTTTCGGTGCTATAAAATCTGCTAAAGCAATGTTTGGTGCTCCTGCTGTTTTTTGAGATTGTTGACGCAAAGTCAAAAGTCGAAAGTCAAAAGTCGAAAGTTCTATGTCGTCGTCGTTTATTTGATTGGCTGGAAAAATTCCGAGAATTCCTTTGGCTGTAAACCATTTTTCTGCAACGATTTTATCTAACATGAATAAAGCATCATTATATAAATTGGTTGCATCAGTTCCGACAACTTCATCAACTAATATTTTTGGAAACTTTCCAAACAACTGCCATGACTGAAAAAATGGTGTCCAATCGATAAACGGGATTAATTCTGAAAGCTCAACATCAAAAGTTTTTGTTCCGATAAAATTGGGTTTAGTTGGATTATAATTTTTCCAATCTAATTGCAATTTATTTTTTCGTGCTTGTTCAATAGTTAAATAATTTTTATCACGACTTCTATTCAAATATCCTTCACGAAGATTATCATATTCATCACGGATTGCTTTTACGTAATTTTCTTTGGTTTCTTTTTGCAATAAGTAACTGGCAACTGTTACAGCTCTTGATGCATCATTCACATGAACTACAGTTTCTTTATATTCTGGTGCAATTTTTACAGCTGTGTGAGCACGAGAAGTTGTTGCACCACCAATCATAATTGGAATTTTGATGTTTAGTTTATCCATTTCTTTGGCTAAATAAACCATTTCGTCTAATGATGGTGTGATTAATCCACTTAGTCCAATTATATCTACATTTTCACGAACAGCAGCTTGAATTATTTTTTCAGGTGGAACCATAACTCCTAAATCAATGATTTCGAAATTATTACACCCTAAAACTACAGCAACAATGTTTTTTCCAATATCGTGAACATCACCTTTTACGGTTGCCATTAAAACTTTTCCTGCACTTGAAGATTTTCCTGTTTTTTCAGCTTCTATAAATGGTAATAAGTAAGCAACAGCTTTCTTCATTACACGAGCTGATTTTACAACTTGTGGTAAAAACATTTTTCCGCTTCCAAATAAATCTCCAACGACATTCATTCCTGCCATTAGGTTTACTTCTATAACTTCTATGGCTTTTGCTGAATTCGCACGTGCTTCTTCTGTATCAATTTCAATGAATTCATCAATTCCTTTTACTAACGAATGAGTTAATCGTTCTTGAATGGAACCACTTCTCCATTGCTTACGCCTGTTCGCTTCACTCGAGTCTGCAATAGCTTTTTCATTTACTTTATAATCTCCTTTGTAACTCTCGGCTAAATCTAACAATCGTTCAGTGGCATCTTCTCTCCTATTTAACAAAACATCTTCTACGTGTTCTAATAAATTCTTATCAATTTCATCATAAATTTCTAACATTTCAGGATTCACAATTCCCATGGTCATTCCGTTTTGAATGGCATGATATAGAAAAGCAGAATGCATCGCTTCACGCACTTTGTCATTTCCTCTGAAAGAGAATGAAACGTTACTTATACCACCAGAAACATTTGCATAAGGCA
Protein-coding sequences here:
- a CDS encoding prephenate dehydratase yields the protein MNLKIAIQGIQGSFHHQVAHQYFDKNVQLHECSSFREVVTSLKTNQSDKAVMAIENSIAGAILPNYSLIDKNELHIIGEFYLDIDMNLMVFPNQKIEDITEVHSHPIALLQCADFFSQYPHIKLVESSDTAITAKRIEEGLIKNMGALASSVAAKTYNLEIIAKSVHTVKSNKTRFVILKNSNQEIPKELINKASIKFELEDNPGALATVLNVLNNSKLNLTKIQSLPVIETPFTYAFFVDVVFEKHKHFEKAIKILELMTKHFKVLGEYQSAN
- the gldA gene encoding gliding motility-associated ABC transporter ATP-binding subunit GldA, with protein sequence MSIEVVNISKSYGEQKALDNVSFSISKGEIVGFLGPNGAGKSTLMKILTTYISADEGNALVNNNDVIENAKAVQKAVGYLPEHNPLYLDLYIREYLAFNADVYKTPKARIEEVITLTGLTPESNKKIGELSKGYRQRVGLACALLHDPEVLILDEPTTGLDPNQLVEIRELIKSIGKNKTVFLSTHIMQEVEAICDRIIIINNGKIVTDKKLNQISESTEQTIVVEFDLKIEEQFIQKLPNLTSYKNTHDMIWELTFKSNQDMRSVVFDFAQENGLKTLQLSSKDKNVEAVFREMTAKK
- a CDS encoding tetratricopeptide repeat protein, whose amino-acid sequence is MKSLSFILVLLFTISFSFANETDDFKNKARELKTNNEFKDAIKFYIKAIKLTEEEKQLAELYFEVSDCYFQIGNKKMAIRVIEEAIIKFGVTKMDIISNDFTCCTTNYFLVDNIKNYNSLRQKYISKLKDIDAFLIYDDYLVKK
- the metF gene encoding methylenetetrahydrofolate reductase [NAD(P)H] is translated as MKVTQHIEKANGKPLFSFEILPPLKGQNIQSIFDSIDPLMEFKPPFIDVTYHREEYEFKELPSGLLQKKIVKKRPGTVGICAGIQNKYDVDAIPHVLCGGFTKEDTENLLIDLDFLGIDNVVALRGDALKNETYFKPEKEGNEYASDLVKQISNLNNGIYLDEDLQNSCCTNFCIGIAGYPEKHMEAPSMDSDIHFLKQKIKNGADYIVTQMFFDNKKFFEFVKKCRKSGITVPIIPGLKPIATKKQLNLIPHRFKVDLPDDLIMAVVKAKDNEAVKQIGIEWCLQQSKELIEAGTPCLHYYSMGKAENIKAIAKKIF
- the metH gene encoding methionine synthase, which gives rise to MSYKTNKYLQLSGLEPLIITPETNFVNVGERTNVTGSRKFLRLIKEEKYEEALEIARAQVEGGAQIIDVNMDEGMLDGVYAMTKFLNLIAAEPDIARVPIMIDSSKWEIIEAGLKVVQGKSVVNSISLKEGEETFIHHAKLIKKYGAAVIVMAFDENGQADNYERRIEICKRSYDILVDKVGFPAEDIIFDPNIFPVATGMDEHKLNALDFFRATKWIRENLPYANVSGGISNVSFSFRGNDKVREAMHSAFLYHAIQNGMTMGIVNPEMLEIYDEIDKNLLEHVEDVLLNRREDATERLLDLAESYKGDYKVNEKAIADSSEANRRKQWRSGSIQERLTHSLVKGIDEFIEIDTEEARANSAKAIEVIEVNLMAGMNVVGDLFGSGKMFLPQVVKSARVMKKAVAYLLPFIEAEKTGKSSSAGKVLMATVKGDVHDIGKNIVAVVLGCNNFEIIDLGVMVPPEKIIQAAVRENVDIIGLSGLITPSLDEMVYLAKEMDKLNIKIPIMIGGATTSRAHTAVKIAPEYKETVVHVNDASRAVTVASYLLQKETKENYVKAIRDEYDNLREGYLNRSRDKNYLTIEQARKNKLQLDWKNYNPTKPNFIGTKTFDVELSELIPFIDWTPFFQSWQLFGKFPKILVDEVVGTDATNLYNDALFMLDKIVAEKWFTAKGILGIFPANQINDDDIELSTFDFRLLTLRQQSQKTAGAPNIALADFIAPKDSGIQDYIGCFCVTTGFGVEEKAAAYEKDLDDYNSIMVKALADRLAEAFAEYLHLKVRKEIWGYASDENLNNLQLIKEEYKGIRPAPGYPACPDHLEKPTIWKLLNVAEEIGVTLTESMAMWPASSVSGYYFANPQSKYFGLGKIKEDQVIDYTKRRGISTEVATKWLAPNIAD